From one Cereibacter sphaeroides 2.4.1 genomic stretch:
- a CDS encoding branched-chain amino acid ABC transporter permease, which produces MMTIFGIPTAALFGQLLVGLINGSFYALLSLGLAVIFGLLRVINFAHGAQYMAGAFAALLLLTQTGIGYWPALILAPLIVGLGGALIERTMLSRLYKLDPLYGLLFTFGLALTLEGTFRWFFGTSGQPYSPPAALTGAVNLGFMFLPIYRGWVVVASLAVCLGVWLLIEKTKLGAYLRAATENPVLVQSFGVNVPLLLTFTYGLGAALAGFAGVLAAPVYQVSPLMGSNLIIVVFAVVVVGGMGSILGAIVTGYLLGIAEGLTKVFYPEASNIVIFVIMAIVLILRPAGLFGKDA; this is translated from the coding sequence ATGATGACGATCTTCGGCATTCCGACGGCGGCCCTCTTCGGCCAGCTGCTGGTGGGTCTCATCAACGGCTCGTTCTATGCGCTCCTGTCGCTGGGGCTTGCGGTGATCTTCGGCCTTCTCCGGGTCATCAACTTCGCCCATGGCGCGCAATATATGGCCGGCGCCTTCGCGGCGCTCCTCCTGCTCACCCAGACCGGGATCGGCTACTGGCCCGCGCTGATCCTCGCCCCGCTCATCGTGGGTCTGGGCGGCGCGCTGATCGAGCGCACCATGCTCTCGCGGCTCTACAAGCTCGACCCGCTCTACGGGCTGCTCTTCACCTTCGGCCTTGCGCTCACGCTCGAAGGCACGTTCCGCTGGTTCTTCGGCACCTCGGGCCAGCCCTATTCGCCGCCGGCCGCACTGACCGGAGCGGTCAATCTCGGCTTCATGTTCCTGCCGATCTATCGCGGCTGGGTGGTTGTGGCCTCGCTCGCCGTCTGCCTCGGCGTCTGGCTTCTGATCGAAAAGACGAAGCTCGGCGCCTATCTGCGGGCCGCGACGGAAAATCCGGTGCTGGTCCAGAGCTTCGGGGTCAATGTGCCGCTGCTTCTGACCTTCACCTACGGGCTGGGCGCGGCGCTCGCGGGCTTTGCGGGCGTGCTGGCCGCGCCGGTCTATCAGGTCTCGCCGCTCATGGGGTCGAACCTCATCATCGTCGTCTTCGCGGTCGTCGTGGTGGGAGGCATGGGCTCGATCCTCGGCGCGATCGTGACCGGCTATCTGCTCGGCATCGCCGAGGGGCTCACCAAGGTCTTCTATCCCGAGGCCTCGAACATCGTGATCTTCGTCATCATGGCGATCGTCCTGATCCTGCGGCCTGCGGGACTCTTCGGAAAGGATGCGTGA
- a CDS encoding ABC transporter ATP-binding protein, with protein MTLLEVNGLHAWYGESHILHGVDLFVEEGETICILGRNGMGKTTTLRTIMGILRKRTGAIRFAGKDMMGVPLHRTAREGLGFVPEERGIFATLSVEENLMLPPVVAKGGMSVGEIYELFPNLKERRSSPGTKLSGGEQQMLAMARILRTGARCLLLDEPTEGLAPVIIQRIGEVLIELRDRGMTVVLVEQNFRFASKVADRFYLMDHGQMVADFPVEELPANMPMLNSVLGV; from the coding sequence ATGACGCTCCTGGAGGTCAACGGCCTTCACGCCTGGTATGGCGAGAGCCACATCCTGCACGGGGTGGATCTGTTCGTCGAGGAAGGCGAGACGATCTGCATCCTCGGTCGCAACGGCATGGGCAAGACCACGACGCTGCGCACGATCATGGGGATCCTGAGGAAGCGCACCGGGGCGATCCGGTTCGCGGGCAAGGACATGATGGGCGTGCCGCTGCATCGCACCGCCCGCGAGGGTCTGGGCTTCGTGCCCGAGGAACGGGGCATCTTCGCCACGCTCTCGGTCGAGGAGAACCTGATGCTGCCCCCGGTGGTCGCCAAGGGCGGCATGTCGGTGGGCGAGATCTACGAGCTGTTTCCGAACCTGAAGGAGCGGCGCTCGAGCCCCGGCACCAAGCTGTCGGGCGGCGAGCAGCAGATGCTCGCCATGGCGCGGATCCTGCGCACCGGCGCGCGCTGCCTGTTGCTGGACGAGCCGACCGAGGGGCTCGCCCCGGTCATCATCCAGCGCATCGGCGAGGTGCTGATCGAGCTGCGCGACCGCGGGATGACCGTGGTGCTGGTCGAGCAGAATTTCCGCTTCGCCTCGAAGGTTGCGGACCGTTTCTACCTCATGGACCACGGACAGATGGTGGCGGATTTCCCGGTCGAGGAGCTGCCCGCGAACATGCCGATGCTGAATTCGGTGCTGGGGGTGTGA
- a CDS encoding ABC transporter ATP-binding protein, giving the protein MAPVTDHEPRVVLSARGLGKDFGGFTAVNNVDLDVHHARIHALIGPNGAGKTTVFNLLTKFLQPTRGKITLLGTDITRTRPDKVARMGMVRSFQISAVFPHLTVLENVRVALQRPAELAVQFWQPLSALDRLNGRAEVLIEELGLTPYLNTRAADLSYGRKRVLEIATTLALDPEVLLLDEPMAGMGQEDVQMVAGIIREVARHRAVLMVEHNLNVVADICHQVTVLQRGEILAHGDYATVSTDPRVRTAYMGTEDA; this is encoded by the coding sequence ATGGCGCCGGTCACAGACCACGAGCCGCGGGTGGTGCTGTCCGCCCGCGGCCTCGGGAAGGATTTCGGCGGCTTCACGGCCGTCAACAATGTGGATCTCGATGTCCATCACGCGCGGATCCATGCGCTGATCGGACCGAACGGAGCGGGAAAGACCACCGTCTTCAACCTGTTGACGAAGTTTCTTCAACCGACCCGCGGCAAGATCACCCTGCTCGGGACGGACATCACCCGCACGCGCCCCGACAAGGTGGCGCGGATGGGAATGGTGCGCTCGTTCCAGATCTCAGCGGTCTTCCCGCATCTGACGGTGCTCGAGAATGTGCGCGTGGCGCTCCAGCGCCCGGCCGAGCTCGCGGTGCAGTTCTGGCAGCCGCTTTCGGCGCTCGACCGGCTGAACGGCCGGGCCGAGGTGCTGATCGAGGAACTGGGGCTCACGCCCTACCTCAACACGCGTGCGGCGGATCTTTCCTATGGGCGCAAGCGCGTGCTGGAGATCGCGACCACCCTCGCCCTCGATCCCGAGGTCCTGCTTCTCGACGAGCCGATGGCCGGCATGGGCCAGGAGGATGTGCAGATGGTGGCGGGCATCATCCGCGAGGTGGCCCGCCACCGGGCGGTGCTGATGGTCGAGCACAATCTGAACGTCGTCGCCGACATCTGCCATCAGGTGACGGTGCTGCAGCGGGGCGAGATCCTCGCCCACGGCGACTATGCCACCGTGAGCACCGATCCGCGCGTGCGCACGGCCTATATGGGAACGGAGGACGCATGA
- a CDS encoding ABC transporter substrate-binding protein translates to MRKALLSAVSLAALAAPAAAQVSDDLVKIGILNDQSGVYADFGGKYSYEAALMAVEDYGGSVLGKKVEVVTADHQNKADIASNIARQWYDTEQVDAIMELTTSSVALAVQALSQEKKKVTITTGAATTELTGKQCSPYGFHWAYDTHALAIGTGGALVEQGGDSWYFLTADYAFGYSLEENTGAVVKEKGGQVLGAVRHPLSTTDFSSFLLQAQASGAKVIGLANAGLDTQNAIKQAGEFGIVQGGQRLAALLFTLAEVHGLGVESAQGLTLTESFYWNRNEESAEFGKRFMERTGAMPNMIHAGTYSAVLSYLKAVEAAGTDETEAVSAKLHELPVEDVFAKGGKVAANGRMISDVYLLEVKKPGESDVPWDYYNVLATIPGDQAYLDPAQSGCPLVTN, encoded by the coding sequence ATGCGGAAAGCCCTTCTTTCTGCGGTGTCGCTGGCTGCCTTGGCCGCGCCTGCGGCAGCCCAGGTGTCGGATGATCTTGTGAAGATCGGCATCCTGAACGACCAGTCCGGGGTCTATGCGGACTTCGGCGGCAAATACAGCTACGAGGCCGCGCTGATGGCGGTCGAGGATTACGGCGGTTCGGTCCTCGGGAAGAAGGTCGAGGTCGTGACGGCCGACCACCAGAACAAGGCCGACATCGCCTCGAACATCGCGCGCCAGTGGTACGACACCGAGCAGGTCGACGCGATCATGGAGCTGACCACCTCGTCGGTGGCGCTCGCCGTTCAGGCGCTGTCGCAGGAGAAGAAGAAGGTCACCATCACCACCGGGGCGGCCACGACCGAGCTGACGGGCAAGCAATGCTCTCCCTACGGCTTCCACTGGGCCTATGACACGCACGCCCTGGCCATCGGCACCGGCGGCGCGCTGGTCGAACAGGGCGGCGACAGCTGGTATTTCCTCACCGCCGACTATGCCTTCGGCTATTCTCTCGAAGAGAATACCGGCGCGGTCGTGAAGGAGAAGGGCGGACAGGTTCTCGGCGCCGTGCGCCATCCGCTTTCCACCACCGACTTCTCCTCGTTCCTGCTTCAGGCACAGGCCTCCGGCGCCAAGGTCATCGGCCTCGCCAATGCGGGTCTCGATACGCAGAATGCCATCAAGCAGGCGGGCGAGTTCGGGATCGTGCAGGGCGGCCAGCGGCTTGCGGCGCTCCTCTTCACGCTGGCCGAGGTCCACGGGCTCGGCGTCGAGTCGGCGCAGGGCCTGACGCTGACCGAGAGCTTCTACTGGAACCGCAACGAGGAATCGGCCGAGTTCGGCAAGCGGTTCATGGAACGGACCGGCGCGATGCCCAACATGATCCATGCCGGCACCTACTCGGCCGTGCTCTCCTATCTCAAGGCGGTCGAGGCCGCGGGCACCGACGAGACCGAGGCCGTCTCGGCCAAGCTGCATGAGCTGCCGGTCGAGGATGTCTTCGCCAAGGGCGGCAAGGTCGCGGCCAACGGGCGCATGATCTCGGACGTCTATCTGCTCGAGGTGAAGAAGCCCGGCGAGAGCGACGTGCCGTGGGACTATTACAACGTCCTCGCCACCATCCCGGGCGATCAGGCCTATCTCGACCCGGCCCAGAGCGGCTGCCCGCTCGTCACGAATTGA